In one window of Osmia lignaria lignaria isolate PbOS001 chromosome 11, iyOsmLign1, whole genome shotgun sequence DNA:
- the LOC117610348 gene encoding uncharacterized protein LOC117610348 — protein MSRNPCAVGLTKTELLRQAKTAAALKDYDKKREETARHQADPFSRRRRVVRPEPKKVDFRKPGMTKAMMARVKQAEKFKQEYERKQETIAAARKPKRTPAPIGGDARMGRERVTDRERRRSPCGSRPTTPRATSPARREFEPGPGPSRLPTFKRQPPFLRPGSSEPTVTRKTNELARMMNADIVQADPIGEGPINNIVIPPGIVSDNRTTIISIQQPSADIEANSQLANRSIQVISDTLDEQDAVETSAVQGRLTELQQARRDFVMAVANVGANAVNIEEESPPPSLLSPGISETPQRHLLKVPDLEDEFLQPEYTREHPDVVAAREFMEQRDAARRIEDEFERIAAQEQMADDLQLDVPFEEELYQERDISWEEDESGMAIPRPSRVKAYIPSVPTQARPYQYEPFNPENLERFFDLQRHPPCPQYGPPVGREQLNPDLWELEDPWYRPPPEPEGPDLMEFDLMDFD, from the exons ATGAGTCGAAATCCATGCGCAGTCGGTCTTACAAAGACCGAGCTGCTTCGTCAAGCAAAAACTGCCGCGGCATTGAAAGACTATGATAAAAAACGTGAAGAAACAGCACGCCATCAAGCAGATCCATTCAGTAGAAGACGTAGAGTAGTAAGGCCTGAACCAAAAAAGGTGGATTTCAGAAAACCAGGAATGACTAAAGCAATGATGGCAAGAGTAAAACAAGCAGAGAAATTTAAACAAGAATATGAGCGCAAACAAGAAACGATAGCTGCTGCTCGAAAACCTAAGCGAACGCCCGCACCGATAGGAGGTGATGCCAG gaTGGGTAGAGAAAGAGTAACAGATAGAGAAAGAAGACGTAGCCCGTGTGGATCTAGACCTACAACTCCTAGAGCTACATCCCCAGCTAGAAGAGAATTTGAACCTGGACCTGGACCTAGCCGCTTACCCACTTTTAAAAGACAGCCTCCTTTTTTAAGACCTGGAAGTAGTGAACCAACTGTAACTAGAAAAACTAATGAATTAGCTAGAATGATGAATGCTGATATAGTTCAGGCTGATCCAATTGGTGAAGGACCAATCAATAACATTGTGATACCTCCTGGAATTGTAAGTGATAATCGTACCACCATTATCAGCATACAACAACCAAGCGCAGATATTGAAGCAAACTCACAATTAGCGAATCGCTCGATTCAAGTGATAAG cGATACTCTTGACGAACAAGATGCTGTAGAAACTTCGGCGGTACAAGGTAGATTAACGGAATTGCAGCAAGCTAGGAGAGATTTTGTTATGGCTGTGGCAAATGTTGGTGCTAATGCTGTTAATATCGAAGAAGAAAGTCCTCCTCCTTCCCTCCTTTCACCTGGTATCTCTGAAACTCCCCAGAGACACTTACTGAA GGTACCTGATTTAGAGGATGAATTTCTTCAGCCTGAATATACTAGAGAACATCCAGATGTTGTAGCTGCGCGTGAATTCATGGAACAAAGAGATGCAGCTAGAAGAATAGAGGATGAATTTGAGAGAATAGCAGCTCAAGAACAAATGGCTGATGATTTACAATTAGATGTTCCTTTCGAGGAAGAACTTTACCAAGAAAGAGATATATCTTGGGAAGAGGATGAAAGTGGAATGGCTATTCCTCGTCCATCTAGAGTGAAAGCTTATATACCTTCTGTCCCTACACAAGCAAGACCATATCAGTACGAGCCATTTAATCCAGAAAATTTAGAAAGATTCTTTGATCTTCAACGTCACCCACCGTGTCCTCAATATGGACCACCAGTTGGTAGAGAGCAATTAAATCCAGATTTATGGGAATTGGAAGATCCATGGTATAGACCCCCTCCAGAGCCTGAAGGACCAGATCTAATGGAATTTGATCTAAtggattttgattaa
- the MED28 gene encoding mediator complex subunit 28, whose protein sequence is MATPTNGNGNLVDEFEEAFQQCLSILITKDEGLGNNGIGVTGGLIVDKEARSEVEQVTLRFIDLARQMEAFFLQKRFLLSALKPELVVKEDISDLRVELTRKEDLIKRHYDKITVWQNLLADLQGWAKSPAQGPAPNGLPNGTQSGQNQQTTNGGGNPTMQQQQQILQHQQQLQQQQQLQHQMQHQMQQQQLHQQQVQQGSGAPPTSGLQGVGVSVGQQGMFMAQGVTGARAGFPVGGVGSSALQGPLAFLEKTTSNIGMPERRS, encoded by the exons ATGGCGACACCCACTAATGGAAATGGTAATCTTGTTGATGAATTTGAGGAAGCATTTCAG CAATGTTTAAGTATACTAATAACAAAAGACGAGGGGTTAGGAAACAATGGGATTGGGGTAACTGGTGGTTTGATTGTGGATAAAGAAGCTCGTAGTGAAGTTGAACAAGTTACGCTAAGATTTATAGATCTGGCAAGACAGATGGAAGCTTTCTTTCTGCAAAAACGATTTTTATTGTCAGCATTGAAACCAGAACTAGTAGTGAAAGAAGATATCAGTGATCTTAGAGTAGAATTAACACGTAAAGAAGATCTTATCAAAAGACATTACGATAAAATTACAGTATGGCAGAATTTATTAGCTGATTTGCAAGGTTGGGCAAAATCTCCTGCTCAAGGTCCAGCACCTAATG GTTTACCAAATGGTACCCAGAGTGGACAAAATCAACAAACCACAAATGGAGGGGGAAATCCAACAatgcaacaacaacagcaaataTTGCAGCATCAACAGCAGCTCCAACAACAACAGCAGTTGCAACATCAAATGCAACACCAAATGCAACAGCAACAACTTCATCAGCAACAG GTGCAGCAAGGATCGGGTGCTCCTCCTACATCAGGTCTTCAAGGAGTTGGAGTATCTGTTGGACAGCAAGGAATGTTCATGGCACAAGGTGTAACTGGCGCAAGAGCTGGATTCCCCGTTGGAGGTGTTGGAAGCAGTGCTCTTCAGGGTCCGCTTGCTTTTTTGGAAAAGACCACGAGCAATATAGGAATGCCTGAAAGGCGGAGTTGA
- the LOC117610345 gene encoding cytosol aminopeptidase-like isoform X2, translating into MKGLVLGIYETEDESNISLTPTAAKYDELVKGKLQKNILLAGPKIPKGHARVFWGLDEKDYVGVAVVGLGKQNLGIDQLEEIHEGKESIRIAAAAGCRALDAVEIKDIQLETLGDAEAAAEGAALSTWFYQGSKNKEKQKVYPKVSLYGQEGEEQWLIGSIKAQAQNWARQLADTPANLMTPTIFSKEVCSVLTKLGITVQVHDQEWAEQKQMGSFLSVSRGSCEPPKFVEIHYKGANDNSQPIAFVGKGVTFDAGGISLKPPSDMDEMRADMTGAACVAAAIRAAAELKLKVNIIGLIPLTENLPSGTATKPGDVVIAMNGKSIIVDNTDAEGRLILADALCYAQEFNPKFILDIATLTGAMRIALGGAATGVFTNDGTLYEKLRNAGTITGDRVWRFPLWQHFTDEMTKKVKSADVRNAAKTKGGGSCTAAAFLREFVSPDTPWMHLDIAGVMGPGPDKLPYVPAGMTGRPTRTLIQFLQAMC; encoded by the exons atg aAAGGATTGGTGCTTGGTATATATGAAACAGAAGATGAAAGCAACATTTCATTGACTCCTACAGCGGCTAAATACGATGAACTAGTTAAAGGAAAGctacaaaaaaatattttgtt AGCAGGTCCAAAAATTCCCAAAGGTCATGCTAGAGTGTTTTGGGGATTGGACGAGAAGGATTACGTTGGAGTAGCGGTTGTTGGTCTAGGAAAACAAAATCTTGGCATTGATCAACTTGAGGAAATACACGAAGGGAAAGAAAGCATACGTATTGCAGCAGCAG CTGGTTGCCGTGCATTGGACGCAGTTGAAATAAAAGATATACAATTGGAAACATTGGGAGATGCAGAAGCTGCGGCAGAAGGAGCTGCACTATCAACTTGGTTTTACCAAGGttcaaaaaataaagaaaaacagaaagtaTATCCAAAAGTTTCTTTGTATGGTCAAGAAGGGGA AGAACAATGGTTGATTGGAAGTATCAAAGCTCAGGCTCAAAATTGGGCACGTCAACTTGCGGATACCCCGGCTAATCTAATGACACCTACCATATTTTCTAAAGAAGTGTGCTCGGTTCTTACTAAATTAGGAATTACAGTACAAGTACACGATCAAGAATGGGCAGAACAGAAACAGATGGGTTCTTTCCTTAGCGTATCTCGCGGTAGTTGCGAGCCACCAAAGTTTGTTGAAATTCATTATAAAGGTGCTAATGATAATTCTCAACCGATTGCCTTTGTCGGAAAAGGTGTTACATTCGATGCTGGTGGTATTAGTCTTAAG CCTCCATCTGACATGGACGAAATGCGTGCCGACATGACTGGTGCAGCATGTGTAGCTGCTGCTATTCGAGCCGCGGCTGAACTTAAATTGAAAGTAAACATCATCGGTTTGATACCGCTTACCGAGAATTTACCCTCTGGAACTGCAACTAAACCAGGAGATGTTGTAATTGCGATGAACGGAAAGAGTATCATTGTAGATAACACTGATGCGGAAGGTAGACTGATCCTGGCCGATGCTCTTTGCTATGCTCAAGAATTTAACCCAAA ATTCATTTTGGACATCGCGACATTAACCGGTGCAATGAGAATTGCTTTGGGAGGAGCAGCAACTGGTGTATTCACGAATGATGGTACTCTCTATGAGAAACTACGAAATGCTGGCACCATTACTGGTGATCGAGTATGGAGATTTCCACTTTGGCAGCATTTTACCGATGAAATGACAA aaaaagtTAAGTCAGcggatgtaaggaatgccgcTAAAACCAAAGGTGGAGGTTCTTGCACTGCGGCTGCTTTCTTAAGAGAATTTGTTTCGCCCGATACACCCTGGATGCATTTAGACATTGCAGGAGTAATGGGTCCTGGACCTGATAAGTTACCATATGTACCAGCTGGAATGACAGGTCGTCCGACTCGTACGCTTATTCAGTTTCTACAAGCAATGTGTTAA
- the LOC117610345 gene encoding cytosol aminopeptidase-like isoform X1: MALSLIRGKGLQYGNSQLRFLSSISTMKKGLVLGIYETEDESNISLTPTAAKYDELVKGKLQKNILLAGPKIPKGHARVFWGLDEKDYVGVAVVGLGKQNLGIDQLEEIHEGKESIRIAAAAGCRALDAVEIKDIQLETLGDAEAAAEGAALSTWFYQGSKNKEKQKVYPKVSLYGQEGEEQWLIGSIKAQAQNWARQLADTPANLMTPTIFSKEVCSVLTKLGITVQVHDQEWAEQKQMGSFLSVSRGSCEPPKFVEIHYKGANDNSQPIAFVGKGVTFDAGGISLKPPSDMDEMRADMTGAACVAAAIRAAAELKLKVNIIGLIPLTENLPSGTATKPGDVVIAMNGKSIIVDNTDAEGRLILADALCYAQEFNPKFILDIATLTGAMRIALGGAATGVFTNDGTLYEKLRNAGTITGDRVWRFPLWQHFTDEMTKKVKSADVRNAAKTKGGGSCTAAAFLREFVSPDTPWMHLDIAGVMGPGPDKLPYVPAGMTGRPTRTLIQFLQAMC; encoded by the exons ATGGCATTGTCTCTTATCAGGGGTAAGGGTTTGCAATACGGAAATTCGCAGTTACGTTTCTTATCCAGCATTTCGACCATGAAG aAAGGATTGGTGCTTGGTATATATGAAACAGAAGATGAAAGCAACATTTCATTGACTCCTACAGCGGCTAAATACGATGAACTAGTTAAAGGAAAGctacaaaaaaatattttgtt AGCAGGTCCAAAAATTCCCAAAGGTCATGCTAGAGTGTTTTGGGGATTGGACGAGAAGGATTACGTTGGAGTAGCGGTTGTTGGTCTAGGAAAACAAAATCTTGGCATTGATCAACTTGAGGAAATACACGAAGGGAAAGAAAGCATACGTATTGCAGCAGCAG CTGGTTGCCGTGCATTGGACGCAGTTGAAATAAAAGATATACAATTGGAAACATTGGGAGATGCAGAAGCTGCGGCAGAAGGAGCTGCACTATCAACTTGGTTTTACCAAGGttcaaaaaataaagaaaaacagaaagtaTATCCAAAAGTTTCTTTGTATGGTCAAGAAGGGGA AGAACAATGGTTGATTGGAAGTATCAAAGCTCAGGCTCAAAATTGGGCACGTCAACTTGCGGATACCCCGGCTAATCTAATGACACCTACCATATTTTCTAAAGAAGTGTGCTCGGTTCTTACTAAATTAGGAATTACAGTACAAGTACACGATCAAGAATGGGCAGAACAGAAACAGATGGGTTCTTTCCTTAGCGTATCTCGCGGTAGTTGCGAGCCACCAAAGTTTGTTGAAATTCATTATAAAGGTGCTAATGATAATTCTCAACCGATTGCCTTTGTCGGAAAAGGTGTTACATTCGATGCTGGTGGTATTAGTCTTAAG CCTCCATCTGACATGGACGAAATGCGTGCCGACATGACTGGTGCAGCATGTGTAGCTGCTGCTATTCGAGCCGCGGCTGAACTTAAATTGAAAGTAAACATCATCGGTTTGATACCGCTTACCGAGAATTTACCCTCTGGAACTGCAACTAAACCAGGAGATGTTGTAATTGCGATGAACGGAAAGAGTATCATTGTAGATAACACTGATGCGGAAGGTAGACTGATCCTGGCCGATGCTCTTTGCTATGCTCAAGAATTTAACCCAAA ATTCATTTTGGACATCGCGACATTAACCGGTGCAATGAGAATTGCTTTGGGAGGAGCAGCAACTGGTGTATTCACGAATGATGGTACTCTCTATGAGAAACTACGAAATGCTGGCACCATTACTGGTGATCGAGTATGGAGATTTCCACTTTGGCAGCATTTTACCGATGAAATGACAA aaaaagtTAAGTCAGcggatgtaaggaatgccgcTAAAACCAAAGGTGGAGGTTCTTGCACTGCGGCTGCTTTCTTAAGAGAATTTGTTTCGCCCGATACACCCTGGATGCATTTAGACATTGCAGGAGTAATGGGTCCTGGACCTGATAAGTTACCATATGTACCAGCTGGAATGACAGGTCGTCCGACTCGTACGCTTATTCAGTTTCTACAAGCAATGTGTTAA
- the LOC143305223 gene encoding E3 ubiquitin-protein ligase COP1-like — MSAISDSNLGNDSTAGSSGGVGECSSRISKQHSTNVLHRISGTLEDKNNDYQCPICFEVIDEAHITRCGHTFCYRCIVKSLEANGRCPKCSYTLTQQDIFPNFLLHELISKHKTRIRGLVELGSSYGTDGRHRAGGTDLSVSPYDGLRDIVAAESANLTLPDVNVMLEVLTQRKHLLEAETCAAQNKLLHEFLKHLLQQKEEQKNQLQKEIALIKKDMEEVENILRDVQSKCPKIEDLKKSSENDTAQVSAIRREMIGLIDIIDSNMLKPNEKVGATGNDTFVNPTGNQKQIDYTVGSTLAVRRKRMHAHFDDFVQCYFDSRAKELLLGPKPQNQNESWHGISSGLDVFRENLVKFSRYNSLRPLATLNYSSDIFNNSTIVSSIEFDKDNEFFAIAGVTKRIKVFDYSAVIRDTVDIHYPCVEMVSSSKISCVSWNSFHKGMLASSDYEGTVTVWDAATGQRTKAFQEHEKRCWSVDFNDVDTRLIASGSDDARVKLWSLNNDHSVASLEAKANVCCVKFNPRSSCHLAFGSADHCVHYYDLRNMKEALCIFKGHRKAVSYVKFINKEEIVSASTDSQLKMWNINNPHCLRSFVGHVNEKNFVGLATDGDYVACGSENNALYIYYKGLTKQLFSYKFDAVRSILETQERREEDLNEFVSAVCWRQMSNVVVAANSQGIIKILELV; from the coding sequence ATGTCAGCTATCAGTGATAGTAATTTGGGAAATGATAGCACTGCTGGAAGCAGTGGGGGAGTAGGTGAATGTAGTAGTAGAATAAGTAAACAACATTCGACAAATGTTCTTCATAGGATTAGCGGCACACTcgaagataaaaataatgattatcAATGTCCTATTTGTTTTGAAGTAATTGATGAAGCTCATATCACACGCTGCGGTCATACATTTTGTTATCGATGTATAGTAAAATCATTGGAAGCTAACGGACGTTGTCCAAAATGTAGCTATACGTTAACTCAACAGgatatttttccaaattttttgtTACACGAATTAATATCGAAACATAAAACTAGAATTAGAGGTCTTGTTGAATTAGGCAGTTCTTATGGTACCGATGGTAGACACAGAGCAGGTGGTACAGATTTATCTGTATCACCTTACGATGGATTGAGAGATATTGTAGCTGCCGAAAGCGCTAATCTTACTTTACCAGATGTAAATGTCATGCTAGAAGTATTAACACAAAGGAAACATTTACTGGAAGCGGAAACATGTGCGGCACAAAATAAACTATTGCATGagtttttaaaacatttattgcAACAGAAGGAAGAGCAAAAGAATCAGTTACAGAAAGAGATAGCATTGATTAAAAAAGATATGGAAgaagttgaaaatattttaagggATGTTCAAAGTAAATGCCCTAAGATAGAAGACTTAAAGAAATCCAGTGAAAATGATACTGCACAAGTGTCAGCTATTAGAAGAGAAATGATCGGTCTTATAGACATAATAGATTCAAATATGTTAAAACCGAATGAAAAAGTAGGTGCTACTGGAAACGATACGTTCGTTAATCCTACAGGAAATCAAAAACAGATTGATTATACAGTTGGATCGACTTTGGCTGTACGTAGAAAGAGAATGCATGCTCATTTTGATGATTTTGTTCAATGTTATTTCGATTCCCGTGCTAAGGAATTGCTCCTTGGACCTAAGCCTCAGAATCAAAATGAATCATGGCATGGTATAAGTTCAGGACTAGATGTATTTAGAGAGAATCTTGTTAAGTTTTCAAGATACAATTCGTTACGTCCATTGGCAACATTGAATTATTCAtcagacatttttaataattccaccATTGTTTCGAGCATAGAGTTTGATAAAGATAACGAATTCTTTGCCATAGCCGGAGTTACTAAACGAATAAAGGTGTTTGATTATAGTGCTGTAATAAGGGACACGGTAGATATACATTATCCATGCGTAGAAATGGTTTCCAGTTCGAAAATATCATGTGTTTCATGGAATTCCTTTCATAAAGGGATGCTAGCATCATCTGATTACGAAGGAACTGTAACGGTATGGGATGCTGCTACCGGTCAAAGAACCAAAGCTTTTCAAGAACACGAGAAAAGATGTTGGTCAGTTGACTTCAACGATGTAGATACTAGACTTATAGCGTCGGGATCAGACGATGCTAGAGTTAAGCTATGGTCTTTGAACAATGATCATTCCGTTGCCTCTTTGGAGGCAAAAGCTAATGTGTGTTGTGTAAAATTTAATCCACGTAGTTCGTGTCACTTAGCATTTGGATCCGCTGATCATTGTGTTCATTACTATGATTTACGTAATATGAAGGAAGCACTGTGCATATTTAAAGGTCATCGCAAGGCTGTTTCATATGTTAAATTCATTAACAAGGAAGAAATAGTATCAGCAAGTACTGATTCCCAATTAAAAATGTGGAACATTAATAATCCGCATTGTTTGCGTTCGTTTGTTGGACATGTAAATGAAAAGAATTTTGTTGGTCTTGCTACTGATGGTGATTATGTGGCGTGTGGATCAGAGAATAATGCACTTTATATATATTACAAAGGACTTACAAAACAACTATTCTCATATAAATTTGATGCTGTTCGAAGTATATTAGAGACACAAGAACGAAGGGAAGAGGATCTGAACGAATTTGTCTCTGCTGTTTGTTGGAGACAAATGTCCAATGTTGTGGTAGCTGcaaattctcaaggaattattaaaatattagaacttGTTTGA
- the Slu7 gene encoding pre-mRNA-splicing factor Slu7 → MANTLTNVPVSKIIKSKSNFEDEPRKKSREDWRKAKELEEARKAGTAPAAVDEEGKDINPHIPQYISATPWYFGAQGPTLKHQRPQPEKQKQYSSIDEWYKRGVDVSNAVTKYRKGACENCGAMTHKRKECMERPRKVGAKFTNVNIAPDEFTQPELSMDYDGKRDRWAGYDPSQHRAIVEEYQKIEEAKRQMRAEKLNAEENDEQDSDKDEDKYVDEVDMPGTKVDSKQRITVRNLRIREDTAKYLRNLDPNSAYYDPKTRSMRDNPYVGTEREVDYKGENFVRFSGDTQQHANAQLFAWEAHERGVDVHLLAEPTKLELLKQEYDKKRDELKDKARDSIINRYGGEEHLDAPPPSLLLAQTEQYVEYSRYGKIIKGQDRQVIRSKYEEDIFPNNHTSVWGSYWHAGKWGYKCCHSFIKNSYCTGEAGKRALEAAVVENKMPLNDEQKSDNEKAESSDEKSASSDSSSDEEEKLSKSRKNAKTLKRKNKKQKQKERKKNKKKAAKMQEENKLQQALKKEEENEKEAERLMQLDERKRPYNSMYEVKRPTMDEIEAFQMKRKRDDDPMAEFLNQ, encoded by the exons ATGGCTAACACTTTAACTAACGTACCTGtatcaaaaattataaaaagtaaaagtaatttCGAAGATGAGCCGAGAAAAAAGAGTAGAGAAGATTGGAGAAAAGCGAAAGAGTTAGAAGAAGCAAGAAAAGCTGGTACAGCACCAGCAGCTGTAGATGAAGAAGGCAAAGATATCAATCCACATATTCCACAATATATTAGTGCCACACCATGGTATTTTGGAGCGCAG GGCCCTACTTTAAAACATCAAAGACCACAACCCGAGAAACAGAAGCAATATAGTAGCATAGATGAATGGTACAAACGTGGTGTGGATGTATCTAATGCAGTAACAAAGTACCGCAAAGGTGCCTGTGAAAATTGCGGGGCAATGACtcataaaagaaaagaatgtatgGAACGTCCTCGTAAAGTAGGAGCAAAATTTACAAATGTAAACATTGCACCTGATGAATTTACACAGCCCGAATTATCTATGGACTATGATGGCAAACGTGATAG gtgGGCTGGATATGATCCTTCACAGCATAGAGCTATTGTTGAAGAATATCAAAAGATTGAAGAAGCAAAGAGACAAATGCGTGCAGAGAAATTAAATGCAGAAGAGAATGATGAGCAAGATTCGGATAAAGATGAAGATAAATACGTCGATGAAGTTGATATGCCTGGTACAAAAGTAGATTCTAAACAGCGAATTACTGTTAGAAATTTACGAATTAGAGAAGATACAGCAAAATATTTGAGAAACTTAGACCCAAATTCTGCTTACTATGATCCTAAAACAAGATCCATGCGCGATAATCCTTACGTTGGTACTGAAAGAGA AGTGGATTACAAGGGTGAAaattttgttcgtttttcgggAGATACGCAGCAGCATGCAAATGCTCAATTATTTGCATGGGAAGCCCATGAAAGGGGTGTTGATGTTCATTTACTTGCTGAACCCACAAAATTAGAGTTACTCAAACAGGAATACGATAAGAAACGTGATGAATTAAAAGACAAAGCCCGTGATAGCATAATTAACAGATATGGAGGTGAAGAACACCTTGATGCCCCACCACCTTCGCTCTTGTTGGCACAAACGGAACAATACGTAGAATATTCAAGATATGGAAAG ATCATCAAGGGGCAAGACCGACAAGTAATTAGATCAAAATACGAGGAagacatatttccaaataatcATACATCCGTTTGGGGATCTTATTGGCACGCAGGCAAATGGGGATACAAATGTTGtcattcttttataaaaaattcatactGCACAGGGGAAGCAGGTAAAAGGGCACTGGAAGCAGCagttgttgaaaataaaatgccTTTAAACGATGAGCAAAAGTCTGATAATGAAAAAGCAGAATCGTCTGATGAAAAGTCGGCAAGCAGTGATAGTTCGtccgatgaagaagaaaaactaTCAAAGAGTAGAAAGAACGCAAAGACTCTtaagaggaaaaataaaaagcaaaaacaaaaggagaggaagaaaaataagaagaaggCTGCCAAGAtgcaagaagaaaataaattacaacaggcgttaaagaaggaagaagaaaatgagaaagaagCAGAAAGATTGATGCAACTGGATGAAAGAAAACGTCCGTATAATAGCATGTATGAAGTAAAAAGACCAACAATGGATGAAATTGAAGCGTTTCAGATGAAACGAAAACGTGATGATGACCCTATGGCAGAATTTCTTAATCAGTAA
- the Fbxl7 gene encoding F-box and leucine-rich repeat protein 7, which translates to MDGSCPLLLPSFGEKGSSERETVYSSQKVGVYRPTSDTVDLGYHTLDNNACRSTPSSTVISVPIRHQTLLQQKCIYITDLCQLNDTLLLKIFSWLGTRDLCAVAQTCRRLWEIAWHPSLWKEVEIRYPQNATAALNALTRRGCHTHIRRLILEGAVGLAGIFAQLPFLSLTSLVLRHSRRVTDANVTSILDNCIHLKELDLTGCIGVTRACSRITTLQLQSLDLSDCHGVEDSGLVLTLSRMPHVVCLYLRRCTRITDASLVAIASYCGNLRQLSVSDCIKITDFGVRELAARLGPSLRYFSVGKCDRVSDAGLLVVAKHCYKLRYLNARGCEALSDSATLALARGCPRLRALDIGKCDIGDATLEALSTGCPNLKKLSLCGCERVTDAGLEALAYYVRGLRQLNIGECPRVTWVGYRAVKRYCRRCIIEHTNPGFSS; encoded by the coding sequence ATGGATGGATCATGTCCGCTTCTTCTTCCATCCTTTGGGGAAAAGGGCAGCTCTGAAAGGGAAACTGTATATTCATCTCAGAAAGTGGGTGTATATAGACCAACTTCGGATACAGTTGACTTAGGATACCATACTTTAGACAATAATGCATGCCGTTCTACACCTTCATCAACTGTTATATCAGTTCCCATTAGACATCAAACTTTGTTGCAACAAAAATGCATTTACATTACCGATCTTTGTCAGTTGAATGATACTTTATTATTGAAGATATTTAGTTGGCTAGGTACAAGAGATCTCTGTGCTGTTGCTCAAACTTGCAGACGTCTTTGGGAAATAGCATGGCATCCATCCCTTTGGAAAGAAGTAGAAATACGTTATCCTCAAAATGCAACAGCTGCATTGAATGCTTTAACTAGACGAGGATGTCACACGCATATTCGTCGTCTTATACTCGAAGGTGCTGTTGGATTAGCTGGGATTTTTGCCCAGTTACCATTTTTAAGTTTAACTTCTTTAGTTTTACGACATTCCCGACGTGTTACTGATGCAAATGTGACTAGTATTTTAGATAACTGCATACATTTGAAGGAACTGGACTTAACTGGATGTATTGGTGTAACAAGAGCTTGTAGTCGAATAACGACGTTACAATTACAATCACTAGATCTCAGTGATTGTCACGGAGTGGAAGATTCTGGTTTAGTCTTAACGCTTTCTCGTATGCCACATGTTGTTTGTTTATATTTACGACGATGTACACGTATAACTGATGCCAGTCTCGTAGCAATTGCTTCTTACTGTGGCAATTTACGTCAATTGTCTGTTTCTGATTGTATAAAAATCACGGATTTCGGAGTACGTGAATTAGCGGCACGTCTTGGTCCATCGTTGCGTTATTTTTCAGTCGGAAAATGTGATCGTGTATCGGATGCCGGTCTTTTAGTTGTCGCTAAACACTGTTAcaaattgagatatttaaatgctCGCGGCTGTGAAGCACTTAGCGACAGTGCTACTTTAGCTTTGGCACGTGGATGCCCACGCTTAAGAGCTCTTGACATAGGAAAATGCGACATTGGTGATGCAACTTTGGAAGCCCTTTCCACTGGATGTCCAAACTTGAAGAAATTATCCTTATGTGGTTGTGAACGTGTCACAGATGCTGGATTAGAAGCATTAGCATATTATGTACGAGGATTGAGGCAACTAAATATTGGTGAATGTCCTAGAGTTACATGGGTCGGATATCGGGCAGTAAAACGTTACTGCCGTAGATGCATCATAGAACACACAAATCCTGGTTTCTCAAGCtga